The Meriones unguiculatus strain TT.TT164.6M chromosome 14, Bangor_MerUng_6.1, whole genome shotgun sequence sequence gtcttctggcttcttcaggcAGGGGAATCCCTTGGTTTTGTTGAAGTAAAAGTGCTTCTCAGTCACAGCACGCTGGAGTCCTAGGAAATCCTGTACTGTGGCCATCTCTCCTGCGGGGTCCACTATGAGTCGCTCGCCGCTGACGAACAGGATCTGAGAGAGGGGAAAGTACCGCAGCCAGTTCTCCAAGTGTAGCGCGTAGATCCCAATGCGAATGGCACTCCAGGAGGCATCAATGAGCCCCAGGGTCCGATTTTTGAAGGCCAGCACCTCAAAGGTGGGGATCTCTGGCTTTTTTGATAGTGTCTGGGTATAGTCAGAAATGGCCCTGGTCACTGGGTTTCGTACCACCACGATGAGTTTGATGTCCTTGGCCATAGAGTGAATGCGTTTGGGAGCCTCACTTGTCACGAAGTAACTAGGGGTCTTTTCCATGGTTATCTGCCCATCCACCGTCTTGGGCATCACATTTCTAGAAGAACAAAGGAAGTAGAAATACAGTGGTCATTATTATACCCAAGATATTTTAATATCTTTGCACAAATTATATGCAATCATAACCTAGATAGAAGCCACCAACGAGAACAGATAGCACTGGGCAGGTCTATTTATCTCTGTCTTCCAACCATAGGCTTGACTATGTAATTATCAGAACAGGCAGGGTAATGCTTATGCATTATTCCTAGGGGAGTCTTGTATCCCTGGGTTTAAACTGCTTTTCTACCTCTTACCAGTTGTATTTAACCTAGATATgcccttaatttctttatatattagtTTTATAATCTCTGAAATGGAGGTAATGATAGCACCGACTTCCCACTGTAGTGTGAGGATTAAGGGAGATCATGTTTGAAAAGCATTTAGCATGGAATCTCATGTGTACATGAGCTCAATAAATTAAGGGTTTTATTATTGTCATAGTAGCTTTCAGGAAATGTTTGAGCTCAACAAGACCTCAAAGATTATCTAGTCCAGTGTTGGCAAATTCTCACTGCCTCTTGTTTGTGTATGAGTCATAGCTAAGAAGGATTTGTAATCTTTAAATGGCTATGGGAAAAACCCAAATGATAGTAATAGCAGCATTCTATGATAAATGGAAATTATGCAGAATTTAAATTTCAATGCTTGTAAATAAACCTTCCAATGAAACCACACTTACTCATTTGCATATTGTCTAATGAGTAAGTGAAATTGGTTGGTGCAACAGGTATGTGGCCCACAGAACCtgaaatatgtattattttgtcttttaagGTAGTTTTCTGACCCCTGAGTTACTCCAAAAAAACATTGTTgtataagtgaaaaaaaaaatcagtgataaAGAAATCAGACAAGCTTTGTGTCCTCAGAAAAATTAAGCATATCCTTGCGGTATGACATCTTCATTTTAAAGTCCCAATACTCACCTTAAGTTCATTTAAGACCAAAATGAGATACAGAATGCAAGCATAGACTGGGTTCAACATAcacaattttcttctttctttgttttcaagtgTGCCCAGTAAACCTCTCATAGAGCCTGCTCTATCTGGGATCTTGAATAATCTCCCAAAGCCATATGTTAAAGGCTTTGTCTCCAACCTAGGTAGGGTGATGAAATCCTTGAGGGTGGAGCCTAGTGAGAGGAAGTTAGGTCTTTGGAGCCGTGCTTTGAAATGACATATTAAGGGGCTGTCAAGTTGGCTTgggggttaaaagcacttgctgcttttgcagaggactgtgTTTGGTTCCCGTACTCATGGGGCATCTCACAACTATCTAAAACTCCAATTCCAGAAGATCTAGCCCCCTCTTCTTAACTCTACAGGCACCAGGTGTATGCATGGTGTACaaacatagatgcaggcaaaaggacacatacataaatgaataaatctttgaaaCGTTTTAAAAGGTGAATATGATGACCCCAGCATCCCCTGTCTCTTTTTCTCACTTCTATGTTGAGGTCATGTGGTATACTCCGTCCATGATGAACTCCTTCCACGTGTTGTCACAGACTCCAAATCAATGAGGCAAAGCAACCACAGACTGGAATCTCTGAAACCACGATCAACCTACCTTCCTACTAAGTTGGCTGTCTTAGGTGTCTTTCACAGTCATGGAAAGCTGCTGACTAATGCAGATCCCACGTCACACTTCTTGTCTCTTAGACACTTTAACAAAATCATTTTCCATCTCCACCCCTGCATCCATGTTTTCCTTCAGGGAGGGAATTTGATGCCAGAGTGGAGGACCAATAAGTGATTTAAAAAACGAAGCTCAGGATTTTATTATGCAGCCAGTTTGCTGTAGGCATATGTGGACCAGTGCTAATTGGGGATAAACGAATTCAATACCTGATGGTACAGTGGGCCATCTGCCACCAGGTGCTCCATTAAATCCACTCACTCCCGAGCCACGCACCAAAGTGGTACATTCAGGATTACACAAGACCTCTTTGTTATGATGACATGCGTTTAAATGTCTCAGCTAATAAAACTTAATACAGACGAAGATCCCTTAGCCTCTCCTACcgtaattaaatttatttactatCACTTGTGTGGAGAAAGAATGACTTCTTTTATCTCTAATTCGCATGCTCTGTCAATAATTAATTGCTGCTGGGTTTTGAGCTTTCACAGCAAGCTCTTTATTAAGCATGAGGAATTTGCCTGGTAGAAAAATTCGCTGGAACTAGACCTTGTTAAGAGTACCCTGGTTGGGCAGAATGTAGTTCTCAGATCAAAGCCACCGGCATGGCCATGTTTGTTTGGAGATGACATAGTCTGCACAGTAttgacagtctctctctctctctctctttctctctctctctctctctctctctctctctctctgtgtgtgtgtgtgtgtgtgtgtgtgtgtgtgccagtttGACCTCACTATCCATGATGGTCTTGtttggaaactgaggctgagaaaCAGTGTTTGAGTGTAGACCTGTCTAGTCTGATAACTTGAATGCTCTGATGATGTTTGTTGTCTCAGTGAAGTCCCTTACTGCATTCTCAGCCTCAATTTCTCACCCAGAAGATGGGGCCAATAAAATCCCATGCTCTCAGGACTGAGATGAAGACTAAATGTTATCATGCAGGTGGATCACTTAAGAGGCTTAAGAGAGCACGTCGTGAATGCCAGAATCTTATTTTCACTTAAGCCAGCTGTCTAGGGTCGTATTCAGAGCAATTCTTACAGAAGGGCAGAGGGGAATATTACATTTGACTGAAAGGAAAGGCTGACCTGAGGGTCTGTTCTAGAATAAGGCAAATTCCAATTCAAACCACTAACTGTACTTCTTGATTTAGAGGCTGATGGCCAATCAGGAACATAGCACCTTGCAAAAACATTGAGGAAATGTTGGTGAAAGACAACCTTCGGAAAAGTGTTCTTTTTGCATGGCTTCTCCGAAATTTCGGGTCCCTGGGCTGCATTTTTGCGTGTCTGCCTTGTTACGTTTTTCCTTAGCTCAGAAATGGCTGTACAACTTCTCTTATCCATTCTTTGTATTCACTCCTTAGGCCTCAATGCTTACTTTACATTGAGTCCATTCAAATTCATCTCCTCTACTCCAGCTAATTGACAGTCTGTCAAGATTCTTGTGGATCTTAAATCTTTTATTCAAAACATCTAGGATGGAGTGGTTCCCAACCTATTATTCAGTTGATACGGGAGGTTGAGTACATGCCCAGCTCGgcatttgatgcaaaaggaatACACGGCTGAAATAGTGAATAAAGCATATAGCAGAAGAGGAGTTGAGGTGGCTCTGATGGTATTGCTGCAGGTGAAGGTGCCAAGCATGTAATTCAAGGACATTCTCCCAGCTGAACATCCAGGATAAGCAAAACTGGATCACTGAATTAAGATCCAACTGTCTCTTTGCCAATGAGATCTCCAGTGGCTTCTTGCAAATCTATGATTTAACAGTTCTCCCTCTTCTAAAACTCAccctttcattcattcactcacttgtttatttattcacttcataaaTGATCATTCACTATTAAAATAACAATGAAGAAACAAACTTGGAGCATGCAGCCTAGCTGTGACTTCTGACAAATGAAGAGTATTATAATGCTATGTAATTAACTATTTTAATAAAAGTACCAAGTTTCTTCACTAGTCCCATTCTGCACAGAAGGAAACAGGCTTACAACCCAAGGTCTTACTGAGTatgtgttttgtttcttagttTAACAGCTAAGTTACTCAGACTTAATTTGGTGACAATCTCTTGAGTGACTGTCAAGCCATTAATCTCTTCTCTTCTGGACAGGTTTTATTGTAATAAGTTTTGTTGCTATTTCTCCTTCCCAGATCTCTTATCTGGGCCTCTGATCTAGCAACTATTTCTGCAATGTCTTGGTCTCCTTTCCCTATAACCCTGGAGGAAGTAGGGCTGGGGCGTTTGCTCAGTCACTAAAGTGTTCACCACACAAACAATGGAGACCTAAGTTTGACTCCCAGGACCCTCATTTATAAAAAtctggatgtggtggtacattcTTACACTTTAGCACTCGGGATGCAATGACAACTGGAACCACGGGGCTTGGTAGTCAGCCAGCTTAGCCTACTTGGAAATtgccaggccaatgagagactctgtctcaaaaaacaatgtaGGTGGTAACTGATCAAGAACAACTGAGTctgatctctgacctccatatacacAGGTGGTGCACATCTATGTGTACATAACACActtgcattcatacacacacacacatacacagagagagagaaagagatgagagaaagagggaaaagagacTAAGGGAGTCATATTCTTTTATCGAATATGACATTTTCCCACCTGGGCTTAGAATCTTATCCTTACCACCTTCTTGAAGCTTTTCACCCCtcaatttctcttctcttttctaatttttaattaagttcttCTCAGCTGGGTCTGACATTTCAATACGCCCATGTTCACacattgtggtgtgtgtgaggaACAGGAGAAAGGCCAGGGATGCTGGAGGGAGTTAGAAAATGTAAGAGAGTTAGCAAATAAGGTCAGGAAAGATGGGTGGGGACCAAACCCTGGAGGACCCGACAGATATTAGGAGGGCATAAGGATTCCTTTCTATATGACAATAATCCATTGAGgagaatcaaacagaagactagAATATGATTTACATTTAATTGTCTTTTCTGGCTGCTTTGCTGAGACCAAATTGTGTTTGAGCACCAAAGACAGCATTCTCAGAAGCTATGTCAAGACTATAAGTTAAAAGTAGCAGTTGTCCATATGAATAAGCACCCATCATCTCTATGATGGGTGGACTGAGGTTAAGTCAAAGAGAGGTGTCGGGGACCACTGTAAAACTGGCAGCAGCCTTACAGATTGATGATCTACTTATGAGAAGAACCTGTAAAACAGGCAGCTGTGGAGTGGAAGACATCAACTTGAATTTGGACATGGGATAACTGTTATGCACTATAATGGCATGAGGAACTTATCTGTGCCAGGAAATAAGAGAGCAATGTTTATCTTCAGTTAGTCACCAGCAGATGGTCAGATCTGCTCTTTATCTATGCCATGGATTCACAGGCAGGAAAGTGTGTAAATGCTTATTATGTCAAAAAGTTAATATTCTGAAAGAGTTCTCTCTAACTGCTATTTTATTGCATtatactatattttatatattttagtttGAGTACAGCACTGGAGATTGAAGTCAGGTAATTCAGGACCTCTTCTTTGCAAGATAACTGCTCTACCACACCCCAGAACCTTACTAAGTCATTTGGGACCTCCAGAGTCCTTGCATTACTGAGTTTACAATAAAGACCTAAAGTGGAATGGGggaagctcagtggtagagggctgGCCTAGTATACGCTAAGCACAAAGCCCTTCATGTGTTCTCTTGCATCACGACAAACAAATATGCAAGCAAGGAATCATAGCAGAAATGGTTCCCGTGTCCTGCACAGCTAGTCTCAGTTCTTAAAGATATTGGGCAATGTTTTACAAGCCCATGTTCTTAGTGCCTAGCCTGGCAAACACCACCATATAATGCTCTATAGCTATATGTAGTCACTGAGTTATTATGGGAGTGATATACAAATGAGTACATGGTCCCTCCCCTCTTTTCCGAGGGTGGAGGAACTGAGTTCTACTGGATCACTTGCTCCTTAAACTAGGTTATCCTTTCATGAGGGTCAGCGTGCCTTCTTCACACCATGCTTGTCTGAAAGACCATGCACTTCATTGTGGACCACATGGTAAGAACACACCGTATCTGGGATTAGAAATGCCCATTAATGATATCCTGGGTGCTCAGAGCAGCCTTGGCATCAGCATCAACATAGAGTCCTGAAGTGAGAATCATTCCACCTAAGTTGTCAGCTGCTCTCACAGCACAAATGTTTATGATATGCCCTCTAGCTCTCACCacaacccccaccccctgccattGGAGTGGACACTTTCATAAGCACAGTTCTAGTGAATTCCAGTCAGCAGAGTCTAGGGCCACAGTGACAGCAGTTGCCATAGCTCTATTACAGAAGGCTTACTCACTCCATGCTGTTTCATGTGTGAGGGAAGGCTGACGTCACTAAGCATGTTCAGACACAGGACTCCCCATGCATAGTCAAGGGCACAAAATCTAGAGCTCTACTTGCCTACTGTGAACTGGTTTGTTAGTGGTGTGATCTTGCACACATTATGATGCCAACTTTCAATTTCTCAACTATGACACTGCAGAAGTGGTTCACATTCATCAGAAACCATGCCTTGAATTCAGATCTATTACTAAGCTAACATTTGTGATAGGACTTCATTCCAACTCTGgtttggttgagacagggtcacactaTGTTGCTTCAGCCTCCAAGCAGCTGTGACTGCAGGTATACATACTGTCCCATCTGTTCTACTTTCTCTTGATGCTGAGCCAGAGTTTCTGTTCAACTACATGATCAAGAGGATGGACATATTTGGACATATTTGAACATATTTGAACATATCTCCACAGCATATTTGAACATCATTGGTGCTTAATAGGTACATCAAATCCATTTtcaggggctgggaggagggttCAGTTGGTTGGGTGCTTGCCTATCTTATAGTTTGAGTTCCAggaacaccacagactgggtatGGTTGTATTGTCCCAGCACCTGTCAAAAGTATCACAAGTCCCAGGTCAATTTTAGCAACCcagtaagtttgaggtcagcttggaaatcatgagaccctatctaaaaattGATGTATTGTCAACTTCCATTACATTAAACTGACAATGAATTCACTGAATCCAATGAATTCATCCCCACTGTAAGTCAAGAATCACCCGCAGTGTCTCATTACCATTATCTAGAGAACAAACGTCACGTGAATAACTGCCTTTTTACAGGGCAATCGAATTATGTGAGCTAATATCTGGTGAGTGACTCACAAATTCTCAATACACCTGATGGTAATTTTTTAAAACGCCCTTTTTGATGTTTGTGCCATTATAATCTCTTTGGAGATCAGAAGCTAAAGCACAGGGAGATGGATTAGTTTGTTCACAGTCAAAAGAGGCAGACTGCAAATTTAACCTTAGATTTTGCCTATCACAGTAGCCTACCCCTTTTGGTTACTTCTTCTCACAAACGTCAAATTACAGAGGCTCAGCAAAGTGTCAAGACTGTCCCAAAGTCACTCTGCTAGTAGGTGGCAAACTAAAATTCTAAAATGAGAATCATTACACGAACAATGAAGGGGGTTTACTACTGAGAATCACATAACCCAGGCCAGAATCCATAGAAATTCTTGCCAGATCAAGCTACATCATTCAATTTATAATATCTCTCTCCAGGGACTCCTCAACTGAAGCGAATGGACACCATCATGAACACTGAGGGAGAAAGCGATCAACCATATGATATATAAAGTGCCCATTCTCCCTGGCAGGGTCAGTACAGAGCTTGCCTTTAGCTTGCCTGAATTGCAGGTGTGTGGGTACCTTACACTTTCCCAAATGTGCTATCTAGTGGAATAAATGATGCATAAATTAGCAATATTTTCTGAGCCCTCTTGATGAACTGTAACCCACAAAAAAATGGTGGTTAAAGCAAGGGCAGGTGATTGGGGCTGCTCCTCTTCACCTAGGgaagaaacacacttaaaagtCAGTGCAACACCTGTGTCACATTACCCTGGTCCAACCTCACAGGCCCCTGTGACTCACTGAACCTTTTATAGAAATGGGGAAAGTCagtttcagagagagaaattaatcTTGTCCAATGATTCATGGGCCAGACCTTGCCTTTCCCAGACATATTGGGAAGTTCATTGTGGTTTTCACACTAGAGTTTGTGAGAAGTACAATCCATTCTAAAACTACATACATATACAGAAGACTGAGGGAATCTGTGTGTTCTGGGACAACACTGCTGTAAGGTAGAAGCAAAAGAAGGTTCTAGGCTCCAGTTCTGACTTAACAGTTAACTTGCTGAATGGACTTAGGACACAAATGTTTCTTCCTTCAACCTTAACTTCCTgtgcaaaaaaagggggggcagtgTTTCAAGGTAGTGAGTATTTATTGGGGATTATTATATACAAGAGGTTAAGCACATATCAGTGTAAAAGCATGTGTGGTCCCTGACATTCAAGACATGGCAAGTTACTGGAGAGGAGGCTGGAATAGAGCATTTCTGTGGTGGTTCCAGTGAGATGCCTCTATTGTTGTATCTCACCTACCTTGACATATGTCTACACagggaaaaagagacagaaaggtaTGAGCAAAGGAGTGGAAATGGTGAAGATGATGGTAAATGGAGTGTAAAGAAGAAAGAGCAGTGGAAGCTGGGCCACAAGAATACACAAAGAAGGATCAtaaaatagtaaagaaaacaCTGTGAGTCAATGTCACAAAACCACACtataaaagaaaatagtaaactCAGGTCTTgaatatgtttctgttttgaagTTTGAGCCAAGATAGTAGAGATCTTCCAGAACTGGatgatgattctttttttttttaattacaatttattcactttgtatcccagctgtagccccctcatcccctttcaatcctgccttccctcccttttctcctcccatatcAGGATGATTCTTATTGAGGTGGTTTGCATGGGGGCTTGGTTTTGCATCCAAAGAACTACCTGGATGTAGTGGTTTGATTAAGAATGACCCTCAGAAGCTCATGTGTTTGGTTTCCAGTTGATTAAGAAAGATTAGGcgatgtggtcttgttggagaaggtgtatCACTTGGGGTGGGCTTTAAAGTTTCAAAAGTACCCACAAggccaagtctctctctctctctctctctctctaataagATGTCAACTCTCAGCTAATGCTCCAGCTCCATGCCTGCTGCCACAATACTTCCCATGCTTCATTGTGAACTAACccactgaaactgtaagcaagcccccagctAAATGCTTTTCATATGGATGAAAAGATGTGGGAATCCATCTCTACTCCTGCCTTGCCACCATCACTTCCTCACATCAGCATCATCAAGAAGGGCAGCCTGTCTATATTCCCAAGAATGGGAAGGTAAGCATTGCAGTGCTTTATGAACTATGAAGATGATGCACTCTCGGCACTGCCACCGGGCAGCCTGTGTGACAGACATTAGGTCTACCCTGGATTTCACACTTGGTACTGTGAACACTGTCAGGTAGCGTTCCTGACCACTGTGCTTTAGGTTATAGGCCCCTACAGATACGCTGATCACATGTGCTCATAGATATTGCCAAATGTCTCTTGAAGTCCCGATCACTCCTTGTGATCCAGTAGTCTAACCAAAACTCCTAGATTTGAATCTGGTCTGTGCCTTTCATTAGAGGTAGGATCTTGGACAAATTGCTTAGCTTCTCTCTGTCTAGATTTTCTGGGCTAGAAACTGGAACAGTTGTTTTAAATCAGAGTAAGTTCCCGTGGATTCGGCTGTATTCAGCTGTCCAAGTCTGGGAAGCTTATGAAGAAAAGTTTCTTTGGGCTCACAGTTCTGCAAGCAGAGCTCTGAGAGCTTGCACCTGGTGGAGGCTTTCTTGCTGTTGGAATCCAAGCATAGAACAAGGCATCTGTTATGCCTTGACTCCAAAATGTCCCCTACAGGTTCATGttttaaaggtttgtttgttCCCAGCTGGTGTCACTGTTTTGATTGCTTGTGCAAGCTTTTGGAGGTGGGGCACCGTTGGAAGCAGTGTATTCTGAGGGATGGATCCTGGAAGGCTAGTTCTTGGCACCAGCTTCTGGGCCCACTCCCAGCTGCCTGATCCCAGTGATGAGAGGAGCCTCCAGAACATGCTGTTGCCACTATGAAAATCCAACCACACCTTCCCTGCCACGGTGAGATGAAAgtttctgaaactgtgagccgaAATCAATACTTTCTCCTTCAAGGTGTTTTTGtcagtatttcatcacagcaaggtGAAggtaacacacatacacataccactaGAGGAAACACATGTACAGATACCCTCTAGTTGCTCTCTCCTTTATAAAGCTACCAGATTTCAAGCATGGGAGCTTCACCTTGGAAACCTTTTCTAATCAGAGTCGGTGTCCAAAGGCCCACTTCTGAACATCATGGACAGACTAAATTCCTGTCCTCTTAATTAAGTTTCAAACGATGAACCCAGGAGGCATAGATTCAAACTTTGTTACAAGCAGAACAGCTGCCTCTATTCGCAAACACTGCATAAAAACTGTGTAAGTATGTTATTGTGTTGTTATGAGTGCTGTCAACCTACTAAAAAATATCTGCAGCATTCTAGAATCTCTGTCTTGAAATTGTTAATATCTGAACTACTAAATGTCATGTCCTAGAGAGTGGAATACTACATGTGTGATATCAGTTCTGAGTCTTTGATATTTCCTGGCTAAGTGTAGCTTTGGTGAGGTGGATCTATCATTAGAGGTAGATCCCTATGACCACATGAAGGCTAGATTCCtcccctgtgctctgtccaatgACCATTTGGGGGCTTCTGTCTAAACTAAAGCTATAGATTCCAATACAAGTATAATTTGAATTAGGATATAGTTACCTTTTAGAATAATTTATCTATTTTACATAAAATAGTGTTGTTCATTATTGCCAAACACTAAGCACAATAATATACGCAGTATTCAGGATTATGCTATGGATTATTCTAGGGATATGAATCAGAACAACAAGAGTCAGGGAAACTGAGGATGCTTGCAGGTACTCAAACTTGGACTATAGTCCCATCTTTGCTGGTGAAGAGTGAAGAATGTGGGCAGCCAAAGATGTTGGGTTTCTTGATGCTGGCATTGGACTACAGAGATGGCTGCCTTTCTGGATGTAACATGGTGCTAGACACAGTTTTCCATGTCATCTTAACGCAGACTAGAGTCACTTGAGAAGTGGGAAGCCCAACTGAGAACATGCAAGCCAGTCTCATCAGCAAACACTTCAGTGTGGCATAGACACCAGGGTAGCACCAGAAACCCCTTTCTTTGCTGTGATGCTTGAATCCTAAGCATCTGGAAATTCCCACTACTGGTCAGGGCTTAGGCACTTCCCAGGGCCCATCCTTCATGCTTCACAAATGGTAAACATTGCTTGTGCTTTCCTGTCCCCTGATCTTTCTCAGTGTGCTGCTTGTCATTAACATCAACAGACAGCCATATGAGTCAGTCAGGGACTGAGGCACTGACTTGTCAGTACCATCCTAT is a genomic window containing:
- the Hs3st4 gene encoding heparan sulfate glucosamine 3-O-sulfotransferase 4 isoform X7, whose protein sequence is MPKTVDGQITMEKTPSYFVTSEAPKRIHSMAKDIKLIVVVRNPVTRAISDYTQTLSKKPEIPTFEVLAFKNRTLGLIDASWSAIRIGIYALHLENWLRYFPLSQILFVSGERLIVDPAGEMATVQDFLGLQRAVTEKHFYFNKTKGFPCLKKPEDSSAPRCLGKSKGRTHPRIDPDVIHRLRKFYKPFNMMFYQMTGQDFQWEQEEGDK